A window of Bacteroidota bacterium contains these coding sequences:
- the hisD gene encoding histidinol dehydrogenase — MQLLINPSPAQWPEILARPETDALQLEPAVQGILDAVRAEGDAAVTRFTEKFDGVKRTDFRVPDEAFEEAARLLGDDLKAAIRLAAQNIRTFHAAQLGNEPVVETMPGVLCSRRSVAIERVGLYIPGGTAPLFSTVLMLGIPAQLAGCREVILCTPPQQNGNVHPAVLYAAQCCGISNVFAVGGVQAIAAMAFGTGSIAKTYKIFGPGNQYVTCAKRLLARNGIAIDMPAGPSEVAVLADDTVPASFVAADLLAQAEHGADSQVLLVSTDVTVLENVQREIATQLAQLPRRSLAEAALQHSRFVAVPDERTAMQLLNSYAPEHLILACRNAEQLCNEVVNAGSVFVGAWSPESVGDYASGTNHTLPTNGFATAWSGVSVDSFVKKITFQQLSPQGLQQIGPAVEQLAEAEGLQAHRNAVTVRLNYLSSLL, encoded by the coding sequence ATGCAGTTGCTCATTAATCCGTCTCCCGCGCAGTGGCCCGAAATTCTTGCCCGGCCTGAAACCGATGCGCTGCAGCTTGAACCAGCCGTGCAGGGAATACTTGATGCCGTGCGCGCCGAAGGTGATGCCGCTGTAACACGTTTCACTGAAAAGTTTGATGGTGTGAAACGCACTGATTTTCGCGTACCGGACGAAGCGTTTGAAGAAGCAGCCCGCTTGCTTGGCGATGATCTCAAGGCTGCCATTCGTCTTGCCGCCCAAAATATCCGCACCTTTCACGCTGCACAGCTTGGCAACGAACCTGTGGTAGAAACCATGCCCGGCGTGTTGTGCAGCAGGCGCAGCGTAGCCATTGAGCGTGTGGGGCTTTACATACCCGGCGGCACAGCGCCTTTGTTTTCAACGGTGCTCATGCTGGGTATTCCGGCGCAGCTGGCGGGGTGCCGCGAAGTGATACTTTGCACGCCACCGCAGCAAAACGGCAACGTACATCCGGCGGTGTTGTATGCGGCGCAGTGTTGCGGCATCAGCAACGTGTTTGCAGTTGGCGGCGTGCAGGCCATTGCGGCTATGGCGTTTGGCACCGGAAGCATTGCGAAGACATACAAAATATTTGGCCCCGGCAATCAGTATGTAACCTGTGCCAAACGCCTGCTTGCTCGTAACGGTATTGCCATAGACATGCCTGCCGGGCCTTCGGAAGTGGCTGTGCTGGCCGATGATACGGTGCCAGCATCTTTTGTGGCGGCTGATTTACTTGCCCAGGCCGAACACGGTGCAGATAGTCAGGTGCTGCTGGTGAGTACAGATGTAACCGTACTCGAAAACGTGCAGCGCGAAATTGCCACACAGCTGGCACAACTTCCGCGCCGAAGTTTAGCCGAAGCCGCGTTGCAGCACAGCCGTTTTGTTGCTGTGCCCGATGAGCGCACGGCCATGCAGCTGCTCAACAGCTATGCGCCCGAACACCTTATTCTTGCCTGCCGTAATGCCGAACAGCTTTGCAATGAGGTTGTGAATGCAGGCTCCGTGTTTGTGGGCGCATGGTCGCCGGAGAGTGTGGGCGATTATGCATCAGGCACCAACCATACACTGCCCACCAACGGCTTTGCCACAGCATGGAGCGGTGTGTCGGTTGACAGCTTCGTGAAAAAAATAACGTTTCAGCAGCTTTCTCCGCAAGGCCTGCAGCAAATTGGCCCTGCCGTAGAGCAGCTGGCCGAAGCCGAAGGGCTACAGGCGCACCGCAATGCCGTTACGGTAAGGCTCAACTACTTATCTTCATTGCTTTAA
- the hisC gene encoding histidinol-phosphate transaminase, which produces MSDFNFQQLLRSNIRNLVPYSSARAEFKGKASVWLDANENAWGSPGKEAYNRYPDPMQMKLKQKLSSIKGLLPDCMFIGNGSDEAIDLLYRACCNPGKDNVIVCPPTYGMYEVSANINDVEVRSIPLLPDFQLDLERISEAVDEHTKLIFLCSPNNPTGNCLEREDVEIVLNNFNGLVVVDEAYINYARYRSFIPDLTEYPNLVVLQTLSKAWGLAGLRVGMAFASPEIIEVLNQIKPPYNISEATQLLALEALEHYTLVNTQIKKTVEEREILVQRIAGLSFVQKVYPSDANFLLVKMDDPKRVYKLLVDAGIVVRDRSSQQGCEGCLRITVGTPEENMRLMDALKAME; this is translated from the coding sequence ATGTCCGACTTCAATTTTCAGCAACTGCTGCGCAGCAATATTCGTAATCTGGTGCCTTACTCTTCAGCCCGGGCTGAGTTTAAGGGCAAGGCATCTGTATGGCTTGATGCCAACGAAAACGCCTGGGGATCGCCGGGAAAAGAGGCATACAACCGCTATCCCGATCCGATGCAGATGAAGCTGAAACAAAAACTCAGCAGCATCAAAGGATTATTGCCCGATTGCATGTTTATCGGAAACGGTAGCGATGAGGCAATAGATCTGCTCTATCGTGCCTGCTGCAATCCCGGTAAAGACAATGTAATTGTTTGTCCGCCCACCTACGGTATGTACGAAGTGAGCGCAAACATTAATGATGTAGAAGTAAGAAGCATTCCTCTGCTTCCCGATTTTCAGCTTGATCTCGAACGTATTTCGGAGGCTGTAGATGAACACACCAAACTCATCTTCCTCTGTTCGCCAAATAATCCCACGGGTAATTGTCTCGAGAGAGAAGATGTGGAAATTGTGCTGAATAATTTCAATGGTTTGGTGGTGGTAGATGAAGCTTATATCAATTATGCCCGTTACCGCAGTTTTATCCCTGATTTAACTGAATATCCGAATCTGGTTGTGTTGCAAACACTTTCTAAAGCATGGGGGCTTGCAGGTTTGCGTGTAGGTATGGCATTTGCTTCGCCGGAAATAATTGAAGTGCTTAACCAGATCAAACCGCCTTATAATATAAGCGAAGCCACACAGCTACTTGCCCTGGAAGCATTGGAGCACTATACGCTGGTGAATACCCAGATCAAAAAAACGGTGGAGGAGCGTGAAATTCTTGTACAGCGTATTGCAGGATTATCGTTTGTGCAAAAAGTATATCCATCGGATGCTAATTTTCTTCTGGTAAAAATGGACGATCCCAAACGCGTGTACAAATTGCTGGTAGATGCCGGTATTGTAGTGCGTGACCGCTCGTCGCAGCAGGGTTGCGAAGGTTGTTTGCGAATCACTGTAGGTACACCGGAGGAAAATATGCGACTTATGGATGCGTTGAAAGCAATGGAGTAA
- a CDS encoding anthranilate synthase component I family protein, which produces MQADMCTPVSALLKMRDRCNGVLLLEGNERIASGGSHFSFLAASRLAEIKIQNGSVYYQQDGEAPVVLDVEKIGSVQDLLNVFRMSFPEPEFSQPVPAGAAGLYGYAGFEAAALFDEANVCISSDSIPELRYAAYRFVLVFDHLQHTLSLIEIRQKNEPSRAAEIEQLLQQQDVPRFRFTTEGSELADMSESRYLECVEKAQEHCKRGDVFQLVLSRRFSQAFSGDEFNVYRALRAINPSPFLFYADFGNYRLFGSSPEAQLMIKDNRAVVHPIAGTCKRTGDAVADKAAEEKLLADAKETAEHVMLVDLARNDLSRSLKNVKVDVFRNVQQFSHVQHLVSEVSGELTPQLNPFQLLADTFPAGTLTGAPKVKAMQLIAKYEASPRSWYGGCIGQAGFDVTFRQAILIRSFLSYRQQLEYRAGAGVVEASQPAAELDEINRKLQALRLAMVQASTLNN; this is translated from the coding sequence ATGCAGGCTGATATGTGTACGCCGGTAAGCGCACTGCTAAAAATGCGCGATCGTTGCAATGGCGTTTTACTGCTCGAAGGCAATGAACGTATAGCCTCCGGAGGAAGTCATTTTTCCTTTCTTGCGGCCTCTCGTTTGGCTGAAATTAAAATACAGAACGGAAGCGTGTATTATCAGCAGGATGGTGAGGCACCTGTTGTGCTGGATGTGGAAAAGATCGGGTCGGTTCAGGATTTGCTGAATGTGTTCCGCATGAGTTTTCCTGAGCCTGAGTTCTCACAGCCTGTGCCGGCAGGTGCTGCCGGACTATACGGATATGCAGGTTTTGAGGCGGCAGCACTGTTCGATGAAGCAAATGTGTGCATCAGTTCTGATAGTATTCCGGAGCTTCGCTATGCCGCTTATCGTTTTGTACTGGTGTTTGATCATTTGCAGCATACACTTTCGCTCATCGAAATCCGTCAGAAAAACGAGCCTTCCAGAGCCGCTGAAATAGAACAGCTTTTACAGCAGCAGGATGTGCCGCGTTTCCGTTTTACTACCGAAGGCAGCGAGTTGGCTGATATGAGCGAGAGCCGTTATCTGGAATGTGTGGAAAAGGCACAGGAGCATTGTAAGCGCGGCGATGTGTTTCAACTTGTGCTTTCACGGCGTTTTTCGCAGGCCTTTTCGGGCGATGAGTTCAATGTCTATCGTGCGTTGCGGGCCATTAATCCGTCGCCCTTTTTGTTTTATGCTGATTTTGGCAACTATCGACTCTTTGGCTCATCGCCCGAGGCGCAGCTGATGATTAAGGATAACCGCGCAGTTGTTCATCCGATTGCGGGTACATGTAAGCGCACGGGAGATGCGGTTGCCGATAAAGCTGCTGAAGAAAAACTCCTTGCCGATGCAAAAGAAACTGCTGAACATGTAATGCTTGTTGATCTTGCCCGCAATGACCTCAGCCGGAGTCTGAAAAATGTAAAGGTTGATGTATTCCGCAACGTGCAGCAGTTTTCACATGTACAACATCTGGTATCGGAGGTGAGCGGCGAATTGACACCTCAGCTGAATCCGTTTCAATTGCTTGCCGATACATTTCCTGCAGGCACATTAACCGGCGCTCCGAAAGTAAAAGCTATGCAACTTATTGCAAAGTATGAAGCATCGCCCCGAAGCTGGTATGGAGGATGTATTGGTCAGGCCGGTTTCGACGTCACATTCCGGCAAGCTATACTTATCCGAAGTTTTCTCAGCTACCGCCAGCAACTCGAATACCGTGCCGGTGCAGGTGTTGTTGAGGCTTCGCAGCCAGCCGCTGAACTCGACGAAATAAACCGGAAATTGCAGGCGCTGCGTCTGGCTATGGTGCAGGCTTCCACGTTAAACAACTGA
- the hisB gene encoding bifunctional histidinol-phosphatase/imidazoleglycerol-phosphate dehydratase HisB produces the protein MKMSNQKKRILFIDRDGTLIKEPPVDFQIDSFEKLEFLPGVFTWLGKIARELDFELVMVTNQDGLGTASFPEHTFWPVHELMMKTLAGEDIQFRSVHIDVSFAHEGKPSRKPGTAMLVDYLNGEFDLENSFVIGDRITDVLLAKNLGAQAIFIRNYDSPEGHEPDIALTATHWRDIYDFLRMPDRKVTHARKTLETDIQLTLSLDGTGISSISTGIGFFDHMLDQLARHGMIDLTLKAQGDLHIDEHHTIEDTAIALGEAVNKALGDKRGIERYAAERILPMDDCLAQVAVDFGGRPWLVWDAEFKREKIGDFPAEMFMHFFKSFSDAARCNLNIKAEGQNEHHKIEIIFKAFAKCIRDAVRRDPRNNKLPSTKGML, from the coding sequence ATGAAAATGAGTAACCAGAAAAAACGTATTCTCTTTATCGACCGTGATGGTACGCTGATTAAAGAACCACCTGTTGATTTTCAGATTGACAGTTTTGAAAAACTGGAATTTCTTCCCGGAGTGTTTACGTGGCTGGGAAAGATTGCGCGTGAACTTGATTTTGAACTGGTAATGGTAACCAATCAGGATGGCTTGGGCACGGCTTCATTTCCTGAACATACATTCTGGCCGGTACATGAGTTGATGATGAAAACGCTTGCCGGCGAAGATATTCAGTTCAGGAGTGTGCATATTGATGTGAGTTTTGCGCACGAGGGAAAACCTAGCCGAAAGCCGGGTACTGCAATGCTTGTGGATTACCTGAACGGCGAATTTGATCTTGAAAATTCGTTTGTGATCGGTGATCGCATTACCGATGTTTTGCTGGCAAAAAATCTTGGCGCACAGGCAATATTCATCCGCAATTACGATTCGCCCGAAGGGCATGAGCCGGATATTGCGCTCACAGCCACACACTGGCGTGATATTTACGATTTTCTGCGCATGCCTGACCGTAAAGTGACGCACGCGCGTAAAACGCTTGAAACCGATATTCAGCTTACGCTCAGTCTCGATGGAACCGGTATTTCTTCAATAAGCACCGGCATAGGCTTTTTTGATCACATGCTTGATCAGCTTGCGCGACACGGCATGATCGATCTCACGCTCAAAGCACAAGGTGATTTGCACATCGACGAGCATCACACCATCGAAGACACTGCAATTGCACTTGGCGAAGCCGTGAACAAAGCACTGGGCGATAAACGCGGCATTGAGCGTTATGCCGCCGAACGGATACTGCCTATGGATGATTGTCTGGCACAGGTAGCTGTTGATTTTGGTGGCAGACCCTGGCTGGTGTGGGACGCCGAATTCAAACGCGAGAAGATTGGCGATTTCCCGGCAGAGATGTTTATGCACTTCTTCAAATCCTTTAGTGATGCGGCACGATGCAACCTGAACATCAAAGCGGAAGGGCAAAATGAGCATCATAAAATCGAAATTATTTTCAAAGCATTTGCCAAGTGCATACGTGATGCCGTGCGCCGTGACCCCCGGAACAATAAATTGCCAAGCACCAAAGGCATGCTGTAA
- a CDS encoding ABC-F family ATP-binding cassette domain-containing protein, which produces MISVNNITVSFGGTTLYDDISFLINTRDRIGLAGRNGAGKSTMLRIIAGEQRPTTGEVARPNECTIGYLAQDLVATLGKTVFDETATAFRELRDLEARVEFIGNELATRTDYESDAYMNLIHELTEANERLHLLGGESMDAQIEQTLFGLGFERKDMNRLTDEFSGGWRMRIELAKILLQKPNVLLLDEPTNHLDIESIQWLENFLKDYYGAVVLVSHDKAFLDNITTRTIEISLGKAFDYKANYSRYLELRKERRDTQMAAAKNQQKFIDKTEQLIDKYRAKANKASFAQSLIKKLDKLEIIEVDDEDNLSMRFRFPPAPRSGKVVVEAQRAKKMYGEKTIFADVDVMIERGDRIALVGRNGEGKSTFSRLIMGEAATDGFVNVGHNVNIGYFAQDDADTLDGDKTVFDTIDEIALGDVRKQVRGILGSFLFSGDTVDKKVKVLSGGERTRLALCRLMLQPYNLLLLDEPTNHLDMRSKEVLKGALMNYDGTLIVVSHDRDFLQGLTGKVLEFRSGRVKEYIGDVYDFLRDRKIDNFAALEKKDNPFVSQTPKAETPKAEAGENAAQREQKKLQEKELRQIKTRVARLEEEIGKLEAEIKVFDEQLADPEKYQKLINDKAAFAEYEAKRKRLDNVMNEWEAALLELEG; this is translated from the coding sequence ATGATTTCAGTAAACAACATCACCGTAAGTTTCGGCGGCACTACGCTGTACGACGATATCTCTTTCCTCATCAACACCCGCGACCGTATTGGTCTGGCGGGCCGCAACGGTGCAGGAAAATCAACCATGCTGCGCATCATTGCCGGCGAGCAGCGCCCCACCACAGGCGAAGTGGCCCGCCCCAACGAATGCACCATCGGCTATCTGGCACAGGATCTTGTGGCCACGCTGGGCAAAACCGTGTTCGACGAAACCGCTACTGCTTTCCGCGAACTCCGCGACCTTGAAGCGCGTGTGGAATTTATCGGCAACGAACTCGCTACACGCACTGATTACGAAAGCGATGCGTACATGAACCTCATTCATGAACTCACCGAAGCCAACGAAAGGCTGCACCTGCTCGGCGGCGAGTCGATGGATGCGCAGATTGAACAAACGCTTTTCGGTCTCGGCTTCGAGCGCAAGGATATGAATCGCCTCACCGACGAGTTCAGCGGCGGCTGGCGTATGCGCATTGAGCTTGCAAAAATTCTGCTGCAAAAGCCGAATGTGCTGCTGCTCGACGAGCCCACTAACCACCTTGATATCGAATCCATTCAATGGCTCGAAAATTTCCTGAAAGATTATTACGGCGCGGTTGTGCTCGTATCGCACGATAAAGCGTTTCTCGATAATATTACTACACGTACCATCGAAATTTCGCTCGGTAAGGCATTCGATTACAAAGCCAACTATTCGCGCTACCTCGAACTTCGCAAAGAACGCCGTGATACGCAAATGGCTGCGGCCAAAAACCAGCAGAAGTTTATTGATAAAACCGAGCAGCTTATTGATAAGTATCGTGCCAAAGCCAACAAGGCTTCGTTTGCGCAGTCGCTCATTAAAAAGCTCGACAAGCTTGAAATTATTGAGGTTGACGATGAAGACAACCTTTCTATGCGTTTCCGTTTTCCGCCTGCGCCCCGTTCGGGCAAAGTAGTGGTGGAGGCGCAGCGCGCAAAAAAAATGTATGGCGAGAAAACCATCTTCGCCGATGTGGATGTGATGATTGAACGCGGCGATCGGATTGCACTTGTGGGGCGTAACGGCGAAGGTAAGTCCACTTTCAGCCGCCTCATTATGGGAGAAGCCGCTACCGATGGTTTTGTAAACGTAGGCCACAACGTAAACATCGGCTATTTTGCGCAGGATGATGCCGATACGCTGGACGGCGACAAAACCGTGTTTGATACCATCGACGAAATTGCGCTTGGCGATGTACGCAAGCAGGTGCGCGGCATTCTCGGGTCGTTTCTGTTCAGCGGCGATACCGTGGACAAAAAAGTAAAAGTGCTTTCGGGCGGCGAACGCACACGCCTTGCACTTTGCCGTTTGATGCTGCAGCCCTACAACCTGCTGCTGCTCGACGAACCTACCAACCACCTTGACATGCGCTCGAAAGAAGTGCTTAAAGGTGCGCTGATGAATTACGACGGTACGCTCATTGTGGTATCACACGACCGCGATTTTCTTCAGGGACTTACCGGCAAGGTGCTTGAGTTCAGAAGTGGCCGTGTAAAAGAATACATCGGCGATGTGTACGACTTCCTGCGCGACAGGAAGATCGACAACTTTGCAGCGCTTGAGAAGAAAGACAATCCCTTTGTAAGCCAAACGCCCAAAGCCGAAACACCCAAGGCCGAAGCCGGCGAAAATGCCGCTCAGCGCGAGCAGAAGAAACTGCAGGAAAAAGAACTCCGCCAGATCAAAACCCGCGTAGCCCGTCTTGAAGAAGAAATCGGTAAACTCGAAGCCGAAATAAAAGTATTCGACGAGCAGCTTGCTGATCCCGAAAAGTATCAGAAACTCATTAACGATAAAGCTGCATTTGCCGAATACGAGGCGAAACGCAAGCGGCTGGATAATGTGATGAACGAGTGGGAAGCGGCTTTGCTGGAACTGGAAGGGTAA
- a CDS encoding aminodeoxychorismate/anthranilate synthase component II gives MNRILVFDNYDSFTYNLVHLVETLTEAPVDVVRNDKLPLEDADAYSHIILSPGPGIPEEAGALLPLIKRYAGQKNMLGVCLGHQAIAEALGGKLINLGKVFHGVATPVSTAQNAGYLFRDMPHTFLAGRYHSWVVDEQTLPPSLRITARDESGQIMAFEHEQYQLAGVQFHPESILTEYGAVILRNFINAPSR, from the coding sequence ATGAACCGCATTCTCGTTTTTGATAATTACGATTCATTTACCTACAATCTCGTGCATCTGGTGGAAACACTTACCGAAGCACCGGTGGATGTGGTACGTAATGATAAGTTGCCCCTGGAAGATGCTGACGCCTACTCACACATTATTCTCTCGCCCGGTCCGGGCATTCCCGAAGAAGCTGGCGCTTTACTGCCATTAATAAAAAGGTATGCCGGACAAAAAAATATGCTGGGTGTTTGCCTCGGCCATCAGGCTATTGCCGAAGCATTGGGCGGTAAACTAATCAACCTGGGAAAAGTATTTCACGGGGTGGCCACCCCTGTAAGCACCGCGCAAAATGCAGGCTACCTTTTCCGTGATATGCCTCACACATTTCTTGCCGGCCGCTATCATTCATGGGTTGTGGATGAACAAACACTGCCTCCATCACTTCGTATTACTGCCCGTGATGAATCAGGACAAATTATGGCGTTTGAACATGAACAATACCAGCTTGCCGGTGTACAGTTTCATCCTGAATCGATTCTTACTGAGTACGGCGCTGTTATACTTCGGAATTTTATAAATGCACCTTCACGATGA
- a CDS encoding ATP phosphoribosyltransferase, which translates to MSAKLRIAIQKSGRLNEDSIRLLRECGIEFNNGQQKLKAEAHNFPLEVFFLRDDDIPQYVEDGVADIGIVGENVLLEKGRKVKLIERLGFGKCRLSLAIPRNEKYKSVNDLDGKRIATSYPNLLKRFLKKQQIKAEIHEISGSVEIAPGIGLADAICDLVSSGSTLLTNGLREVETVLQSEAVLVANANLNEAQQRILERLLFRLHAVRKARHNKYILLNAPDEQLPEIISLIPGMKSPTILPLAKKGWSSVHSVIQEDEFWDSIERLKAAGAEGILVVPIEKMIL; encoded by the coding sequence ATGTCAGCAAAACTTCGCATTGCCATTCAGAAATCAGGCCGTCTCAATGAAGACTCCATTCGCCTCTTGCGCGAATGTGGCATTGAGTTTAACAATGGTCAGCAAAAACTAAAAGCCGAGGCGCACAATTTTCCGCTCGAAGTATTTTTTCTGCGCGATGATGATATTCCGCAGTATGTGGAAGATGGCGTGGCTGATATTGGTATAGTGGGCGAGAACGTACTGCTTGAAAAAGGCCGTAAAGTGAAACTGATAGAACGGCTTGGTTTCGGGAAATGCCGTTTATCGCTGGCTATTCCGCGCAACGAAAAATACAAATCGGTAAACGATCTCGACGGAAAACGTATTGCCACTTCGTATCCCAATTTGCTGAAACGTTTTCTGAAAAAGCAACAAATCAAAGCCGAGATTCACGAAATAAGCGGCTCGGTTGAAATTGCGCCGGGCATTGGCCTTGCTGATGCCATCTGCGATCTGGTGAGTTCGGGAAGCACGCTTCTCACCAACGGCTTGCGGGAAGTGGAAACTGTGCTTCAGTCTGAAGCGGTGCTGGTGGCTAATGCAAATCTCAATGAGGCACAACAGCGGATTCTTGAACGTTTGCTGTTTCGCTTGCATGCCGTGCGCAAGGCCCGGCACAACAAGTATATTTTGCTCAATGCGCCTGATGAACAATTACCCGAAATCATTTCACTCATTCCCGGAATGAAAAGTCCTACCATTCTGCCGCTTGCCAAAAAAGGCTGGAGTTCGGTACATTCGGTGATACAGGAAGATGAGTTTTGGGATAGTATCGAACGCCTCAAAGCCGCCGGGGCAGAAGGAATTCTGGTGGTGCCCATCGAAAAAATGATCTTGTAA
- a CDS encoding AI-2E family transporter: MIRKHPLFIFLIAALVIAACWYLRSILLYVIIAAVIAMVVTPLDKYLERIKLKNKKIPRSLRALILLFSVYAVIGAFVAIFIPLIIDEVKIISTVDSNQLQKALHEPLTQLETAFSQVQQNTGAEQQTLEQYVQQQITAFLGLTKVSTLANSVFSTLGSLITGFFVISFLTFFFLKDGTAIFDTLMLLVPKKYKQQMYNVFGDTRILLTKYFTGVLLDILFVATFVSIGMALLGVRNAIIIGLFAGVMNIIPYVGPLIGGAFAVIIGITTNLNLDFYTGMLPLAGKIMAVFVAMNLTDGFLVQPYIFSNSVKAHPIEIFIVILIAGTLAGIGGMVVAVPAYTVLRIIAKEFFSGYQFVQRLTDDLEEITNPEAEPGNHEKE; this comes from the coding sequence GTGATCCGAAAACATCCTCTTTTTATATTTCTCATTGCCGCACTTGTAATTGCAGCCTGCTGGTACCTGCGCTCAATTTTGCTGTACGTAATTATTGCAGCAGTAATTGCTATGGTTGTAACTCCGCTCGATAAATACCTGGAACGGATCAAACTCAAAAACAAGAAAATTCCGCGTTCGCTCAGGGCTTTAATTCTGCTGTTCTCTGTGTATGCAGTAATCGGTGCGTTTGTGGCAATTTTTATTCCGTTAATTATTGATGAAGTAAAAATTATTTCCACAGTTGACAGCAACCAGTTGCAAAAAGCACTGCACGAACCACTCACCCAACTCGAAACGGCCTTTTCACAGGTGCAGCAGAATACTGGTGCTGAACAACAAACGCTTGAGCAGTATGTACAGCAACAGATTACCGCATTTCTGGGCCTTACCAAAGTGTCAACACTGGCTAACTCTGTTTTCTCTACGCTCGGAAGCCTTATTACCGGCTTCTTTGTGATTTCATTCCTCACGTTCTTTTTTCTGAAAGACGGCACCGCAATTTTCGATACGCTGATGCTGCTTGTGCCTAAAAAATACAAACAGCAGATGTATAACGTATTCGGCGATACGCGCATCCTGCTCACGAAATACTTTACCGGCGTGCTGCTCGACATTCTGTTTGTAGCCACTTTTGTAAGCATCGGTATGGCTTTGCTGGGTGTACGAAATGCTATTATTATCGGGTTGTTTGCCGGTGTAATGAATATTATTCCGTACGTAGGTCCATTAATCGGAGGTGCATTTGCAGTAATTATCGGCATTACCACCAATCTTAATCTCGATTTCTACACAGGCATGCTGCCGCTTGCGGGAAAAATTATGGCGGTGTTTGTAGCCATGAATCTTACCGACGGGTTTCTGGTGCAGCCCTACATATTCTCCAATTCGGTAAAAGCGCATCCGATAGAAATTTTCATCGTAATTCTTATTGCAGGCACATTAGCGGGTATTGGCGGTATGGTGGTAGCGGTTCCGGCATACACGGTTCTTCGAATTATTGCGAAAGAATTCTTCAGCGGCTATCAGTTCGTGCAGCGCCTTACCGACGATCTTGAAGAAATAACCAACCCGGAAGCCGAACCCGGTAACCATGAAAAGGAATAA
- a CDS encoding DUF2461 domain-containing protein yields MIHTDTLSFLKKLNKNNNREWFEKNKAHYTTAKDNVEANVAEIIAGIRTFDKRIGDDLEARKAMFRIYRDVRFSANKAPYKNNLGASINPGGRMAPTPGYYIHIQPDGNSFVAGGMWMPEAPQLAKIRQEIDYNLDEFKALLKDKNFKKFYAGLDNDEGYTLSRPPKGYTPDNPAVEFLKYKSFTLSHLFSDEEVMHKNFTKNAIAACKAMHPFLSFLQRAID; encoded by the coding sequence ATGATACACACTGATACACTCAGCTTTCTTAAAAAGCTCAATAAAAACAACAACCGCGAGTGGTTTGAAAAAAACAAAGCCCACTATACCACCGCTAAAGACAATGTAGAAGCCAATGTGGCCGAAATTATTGCCGGCATCCGCACATTCGATAAACGAATTGGCGATGATCTTGAAGCCCGCAAAGCCATGTTTCGCATTTACCGCGATGTGCGCTTTTCGGCAAACAAAGCACCGTACAAAAATAATCTCGGCGCAAGCATCAATCCTGGCGGACGAATGGCGCCAACGCCCGGCTACTACATACACATTCAGCCCGACGGAAACAGCTTTGTAGCCGGTGGCATGTGGATGCCCGAAGCGCCGCAGCTTGCAAAAATCCGTCAGGAAATTGACTATAACCTCGACGAATTTAAAGCACTGCTGAAAGACAAAAACTTTAAAAAATTCTACGCCGGCTTAGACAACGACGAAGGCTACACACTCAGCCGTCCGCCCAAAGGCTACACACCCGATAATCCGGCTGTGGAGTTTTTGAAATACAAAAGCTTCACCCTCTCACACCTCTTCAGCGATGAAGAAGTGATGCATAAAAACTTCACCAAAAACGCCATTGCTGCCTGCAAAGCCATGCACCCGTTCCTGAGTTTTCTGCAACGGGCTATTGACTAA